The proteins below come from a single Malus sylvestris chromosome 3, drMalSylv7.2, whole genome shotgun sequence genomic window:
- the LOC126615994 gene encoding uncharacterized protein LOC126615994: MESSIGYATFIASLLLCLSSFPTPFANARASPLIRSVCKQTQDQFGYNYKQCIKSMWKDIPTRSASNLKDLDTAILKLALTNAQQSKAFFVNKLNTTGNNIVKGSGAVKQCADSYDFAVDGFAFSVRGIKDNDKSVSEILTQVQDEIVRCEKALTSTEIELPYLESSTNFLTMLYRDVAFLITSQLFHI, from the coding sequence ATGGAGTCCTCAATCGGATATGCAACTTTCATTGCATCCTTGCTCTTATGTCTCTCATCGTTTCCAACACCATTTGCAAATGCACGAGCGTCTCCATTAATTAGAAGTGTTTGCAAGCAAACCCAAGACCAATTTGGCTACAACTACAAGCAATGCATAAAATCTATGTGGAAAGATATTCCAACTCGGTCAGCATCTAATCTAAAAGATCTTGACACAGCCATTCTTAAATTAGCACTAACAAATGCACAACAAAGTAAAGCTTTCTTTGTCAATAAACTCAACACCACCGGCAACAATATTGTTAAGGGTTCCGGAGCAGTAAAACAATGTGCGGATTCATATGATTTTGCAGTAGACGGTTTCGCTTTCTCAGTGAGAGGGATCAAAGATAATGACAAATCAGTCTCCGAAATACTCACacaagtacaagatgaaattgTTCGTTGCGAAAAGGCATTGACCTCTACCGAAATTGAACTTCCTTATTTAGAATCTTCGACAAACTTTTTGACCATGTTATATAGGGATGTTGCATTCCTCATTACTTCCCAGTTATTCCATATCTAG